The proteins below are encoded in one region of Metabacillus dongyingensis:
- a CDS encoding amidohydrolase family protein: MNTFWLKNVRLETGFKKENGTVTGTVAQEFHLKIENGKLTSMTADENEIKNSLPVVDAKGKLMLPSFREMHIHIDKTYFSGPWKACRPITNGIFTRIEEEKDLLPKQFPFAQERAEKMIELLLQNGHTHIRTHCNVEPTSGLKNLEITINALEKYKNFITYEIVAFPQHGLLRSGSVQLIRDAMKNGATHVGGVDPATIDRNIEKSLWTTFDIAAEHNAGIDIHLHEPNSLGAFTFERLADFTKEAKMKGKVTISHAIALGDLEGQPLVDIMNVLKEQEIDITTTVPINRHTIPIPALDKHGLKVSVGHDSLTDHWSPFGTGDTVEKLSVLAERFRCIDEFSLNRSWKYASGGVTPLNDAGEQVWPKVGDQADFILVDASCSAEAVARRARIVSVYKNGNKADQSCLERNDELEMAEER; this comes from the coding sequence GTGAATACATTTTGGCTGAAAAATGTCAGGCTTGAAACGGGTTTTAAAAAGGAAAATGGCACAGTTACGGGGACCGTTGCGCAAGAGTTTCATTTGAAAATAGAAAATGGAAAGCTAACGTCCATGACAGCAGATGAAAACGAGATCAAGAATTCTTTACCTGTTGTTGATGCAAAAGGAAAGCTCATGCTGCCATCCTTTCGTGAAATGCACATACATATTGATAAAACGTATTTTAGCGGTCCGTGGAAAGCGTGTCGTCCAATTACAAATGGCATCTTTACCAGAATTGAGGAAGAAAAGGACCTGCTGCCTAAACAATTCCCATTTGCTCAAGAACGCGCAGAGAAAATGATTGAGCTGCTGCTGCAAAATGGCCATACACATATCAGAACACACTGTAATGTTGAACCGACATCTGGCCTGAAAAATCTTGAAATAACAATAAATGCGCTAGAAAAATATAAAAATTTCATAACCTATGAAATTGTTGCCTTCCCTCAGCACGGGTTATTGCGAAGCGGCTCTGTGCAATTAATCAGAGATGCAATGAAAAATGGAGCAACACATGTAGGCGGAGTGGATCCAGCGACAATCGACCGAAATATTGAAAAATCTTTGTGGACAACATTTGATATTGCGGCAGAACACAATGCAGGTATAGATATTCATCTCCATGAACCTAATTCATTAGGAGCCTTTACTTTTGAACGTCTTGCTGATTTTACGAAAGAAGCCAAAATGAAGGGGAAAGTGACAATCAGTCATGCCATTGCACTGGGTGATCTAGAAGGTCAGCCGCTCGTAGATATTATGAATGTTTTAAAAGAACAAGAAATTGATATTACAACTACTGTTCCGATAAATCGTCATACTATTCCAATTCCTGCATTAGATAAACATGGATTAAAAGTATCTGTTGGCCACGACAGTCTTACTGATCATTGGTCTCCATTTGGAACTGGGGATACAGTGGAAAAATTAAGTGTTTTAGCGGAACGTTTCCGTTGTATTGATGAATTTTCATTAAATAGATCTTGGAAATATGCCTCAGGCGGTGTCACTCCTCTTAATGATGCAGGTGAACAAGTGTGGCCGAAAGTTGGGGACCAGGCAGACTTTATTTTAGTGGATGCAAGCTGTTCAGCTGAAGCTGTTGCAAGAAGAGCACGAATTGTATCTGTCTATAAGAATGGGAATAAAGCAGATCAATCTTGCTTAGAAAGGAATGATGAACTTGAAATGGCTGAAGAACGTTAA
- a CDS encoding ABC transporter permease — protein MTTELKAEEVQRSFSEPGPTLFIGRLRQFWEIFSKNKAAVVGGAIILFYILIALFAPLLAAHDPFEIQLDKKLQQPSFEHWMGTDDKGRDILARILYGSRLSMGIGFAAVSFGAFFGIIMGLAAGYYGGWVDTIISRILDVMLAFPGILLALAIISALGPSLVNVMIAVGIFSVPLFARVVRGSTLETKKLEYIDAIRSLGANDGTIIFKHILPNILSPIIIQGTLRLATAILSAAGLSFLGLGAQPPSPEWGTMLSSGRDFLFSAPYIALFPGLAISVLVLGFNLFGDGLRDALDPRLKS, from the coding sequence ATGACGACAGAACTAAAGGCTGAAGAGGTACAAAGAAGCTTTTCTGAACCTGGCCCAACACTGTTCATCGGAAGGTTACGACAATTTTGGGAAATCTTTTCTAAAAACAAAGCAGCCGTAGTCGGCGGGGCGATTATCCTTTTTTATATTTTAATTGCCCTTTTTGCTCCGCTCCTTGCTGCACATGATCCATTTGAAATTCAATTAGACAAAAAGCTTCAGCAGCCGAGCTTTGAGCATTGGATGGGAACAGATGATAAGGGAAGGGATATTCTGGCAAGAATCCTCTATGGATCAAGATTATCCATGGGAATCGGATTTGCTGCAGTTTCATTTGGGGCATTTTTCGGAATTATCATGGGACTTGCAGCAGGATATTATGGCGGCTGGGTTGATACAATAATCAGCAGGATTTTAGATGTTATGCTCGCTTTCCCTGGGATTCTATTAGCACTTGCCATTATCAGTGCGCTAGGACCAAGTCTAGTGAATGTCATGATTGCTGTTGGAATATTTTCGGTTCCTTTATTCGCAAGGGTAGTGAGAGGCTCAACTCTTGAAACAAAAAAACTCGAATATATCGACGCCATTCGTTCATTGGGAGCAAATGATGGGACAATTATTTTCAAGCATATTCTGCCGAATATCCTATCACCTATCATCATTCAAGGAACATTGCGCTTAGCAACAGCTATTCTTTCAGCCGCAGGTCTTTCTTTCTTAGGCTTGGGAGCTCAGCCCCCTTCACCAGAATGGGGAACGATGCTATCCAGCGGCAGAGATTTTCTGTTCAGTGCTCCATATATCGCATTATTCCCAGGGCTCGCCATTTCTGTTCTTGTTCTCGGGTTTAACTTATTTGGAGACGGATTGCGCGATGCCTTGGATCCGCGGCTAAAATCATAA
- a CDS encoding amidohydrolase gives MMNLKWLKNVKLEVGNQLNEDGLIETKTDLFHIGIKEGKIMERLHHTESISEQAEVIDANGLLAIPTFKEMHNHLDKTYLSLDWKACKPVKNLNERLHFEAQELKELAPTAKQRAMSMIEMILSKGSTHIRTHVNIDPYIGLKNLEGVLEALEEFKGVITADVIAFPQHGLLRDDVPQLMRKAMRNGATMVGGLDPAGIDRSIEKSLYETMEIAAEFNADVDIHLHDGGNVGTYTIDKWMDYVEEANWQNRSAISHAFCIGEVPEAQQRALAERLRENGVSIMSTIPLTKSLPPIELLDAHGVDVHFGCDGFYDSWSPHGNGDVLEKVQKYAQISRRIDEVSLRSTLKWATGGVTALTNKGEYLWPKAEDKANFIFIEAASSAEAVARRPDRKAIMINGEIVYGTLSKLEYTV, from the coding sequence ATGATGAACTTGAAATGGCTGAAGAACGTTAAATTAGAGGTGGGAAATCAGCTTAACGAAGATGGACTTATTGAAACGAAAACAGATCTATTCCATATTGGAATTAAAGAGGGAAAAATTATGGAGCGGCTGCACCATACTGAAAGTATCTCAGAACAGGCAGAAGTGATTGATGCAAACGGATTACTTGCGATTCCAACCTTCAAGGAAATGCATAACCATTTGGACAAAACCTATCTATCTTTGGATTGGAAGGCTTGCAAGCCAGTAAAGAATCTAAATGAACGGCTCCATTTTGAAGCGCAGGAACTAAAAGAACTTGCACCAACAGCGAAGCAACGGGCAATGAGCATGATTGAAATGATCTTATCCAAAGGCTCAACCCACATCAGAACGCATGTTAACATTGATCCCTATATTGGTCTGAAAAATTTAGAAGGTGTTCTTGAAGCACTAGAAGAGTTCAAAGGTGTGATTACCGCTGATGTCATTGCTTTTCCGCAGCATGGATTATTAAGAGATGATGTTCCGCAGTTAATGAGAAAAGCGATGAGAAATGGAGCTACAATGGTCGGAGGACTGGACCCTGCTGGTATCGACCGCTCGATTGAGAAATCATTATACGAAACAATGGAAATTGCTGCAGAGTTTAACGCAGACGTTGATATTCATTTACACGATGGAGGAAACGTAGGAACCTATACAATAGATAAGTGGATGGATTACGTTGAAGAAGCGAACTGGCAGAACCGCTCTGCTATCAGCCATGCTTTCTGTATCGGAGAGGTTCCTGAAGCTCAGCAAAGAGCACTTGCAGAACGCTTAAGGGAAAATGGTGTCTCAATTATGTCAACCATTCCTCTTACAAAATCTTTACCGCCAATCGAGCTTTTAGATGCTCATGGCGTAGATGTCCACTTTGGCTGTGATGGTTTTTATGATTCATGGAGTCCTCATGGGAATGGAGATGTGCTCGAGAAGGTTCAAAAATATGCACAAATTAGCCGCAGAATTGATGAGGTGTCGCTTCGGAGCACGTTAAAGTGGGCAACGGGAGGCGTAACAGCGTTAACAAATAAAGGAGAATATCTATGGCCGAAAGCTGAAGATAAAGCAAATTTCATTTTCATAGAGGCTGCTTCCTCAGCAGAAGCAGTTGCAAGACGTCCAGATCGGAAAGCCATCATGATAAATGGGGAAATTGTATACGGAACGTTAAGTAAATTAGAGTATACAGTATGA
- a CDS encoding DMT family transporter, whose product MKHILMRKPMFIYMGLLFCVICWGSNFIFGAILINYFRPMEIAFIRLLFINLFLFIILFKVVTAHQPFKKGVLFLMMIGFIGVTLNHWSFYASLTKAEPVTAALILATAPIFTAFINFVLFKEAKKILFWAWSMLSFAGVTLVIVKKGSIVIGAGEGYIFLTMLSFSCFMVMVERYANSFSSGIITFYSSFFGMVFMTAALPFSDVSLTRTAPAGMWLLLIVTGIIMHGICPLIWNHCISKVGSTNASLLLNMEPFIAMMAGYLILKETVSSIQFIGSLLIITGVAMAIQSNKRNALVAGDGMSNEFLRNLGKKRDKSLKL is encoded by the coding sequence ATGAAGCATATTCTTATGAGAAAGCCCATGTTCATCTATATGGGCCTTCTTTTTTGTGTCATTTGCTGGGGCAGTAACTTTATCTTTGGAGCAATCCTGATAAACTATTTCCGTCCAATGGAAATTGCATTCATACGGCTCCTTTTCATCAATCTCTTTTTATTTATCATTTTGTTTAAAGTTGTTACCGCTCATCAGCCATTTAAAAAGGGCGTCCTATTTCTTATGATGATCGGATTCATTGGTGTTACATTAAATCATTGGAGTTTCTATGCAAGTTTAACAAAAGCAGAACCTGTTACTGCGGCACTTATCTTAGCGACTGCACCCATTTTCACAGCGTTTATTAATTTTGTATTATTTAAGGAAGCAAAGAAAATCCTCTTTTGGGCTTGGAGTATGCTTAGTTTTGCAGGTGTGACTCTGGTTATCGTGAAAAAAGGTTCTATTGTAATCGGTGCTGGAGAGGGATACATCTTTCTTACTATGTTATCTTTTTCTTGTTTTATGGTTATGGTTGAAAGATACGCAAACAGTTTCTCTTCTGGAATCATAACCTTTTACTCCAGCTTTTTTGGCATGGTATTCATGACAGCCGCCCTTCCATTCTCGGACGTCAGCCTAACGAGAACTGCACCGGCAGGTATGTGGTTATTGCTCATAGTGACCGGCATTATCATGCATGGAATCTGTCCGCTTATTTGGAATCATTGTATTTCCAAGGTCGGTTCTACCAATGCATCACTGCTATTAAATATGGAGCCATTTATTGCAATGATGGCAGGTTATCTGATTTTAAAAGAAACGGTAAGTTCCATCCAATTTATTGGATCGCTGCTGATCATTACAGGGGTTGCTATGGCGATACAGTCGAATAAACGGAATGCCTTAGTAGCGGGAGACGGCATGAGCAATGAGTTTTTGCGTAATCTTGGAAAAAAAAGAGACAAATCTCTTAAACTTTAA
- a CDS encoding DUF2306 domain-containing protein: MELFQFFKILHIIGGFIALFVFWVPIVTKKGGKAHRVTGWVYTGGMIVVAISAFYMGAYRIFFDQHANPELVSFSWFLIFIAILSSAAAYYGIRVLRYKNRKDRHRNVLDLFYPLLLLSSGIGMCIYGGVNDVPLLTWFPLVGIFLGISQLSYWLQKPKKKMHWWFEHFSGMLACCISTITAFMVFGAPRLLAIESVSILLWFLPTIVITPLIVGLSIYYRKKFIKKAA; this comes from the coding sequence GTGGAGTTATTTCAATTTTTTAAAATCCTTCATATTATTGGCGGATTTATTGCTTTGTTTGTCTTTTGGGTTCCAATCGTCACGAAAAAAGGAGGCAAGGCCCACCGGGTAACAGGCTGGGTTTATACCGGCGGTATGATTGTGGTGGCAATCAGCGCTTTTTATATGGGTGCATACCGCATTTTTTTTGACCAGCATGCAAATCCAGAGCTCGTTTCATTTTCATGGTTTTTAATTTTTATTGCCATTTTAAGCTCAGCAGCAGCTTATTATGGCATTCGTGTCCTTCGGTATAAAAATCGAAAGGATCGGCACAGAAATGTACTTGATCTCTTCTATCCTTTGCTGCTCCTTTCATCTGGAATTGGAATGTGCATCTACGGGGGTGTAAATGACGTTCCTTTGCTGACATGGTTTCCGCTTGTTGGTATATTTCTTGGAATCTCCCAGCTTTCATATTGGCTTCAAAAACCGAAAAAGAAAATGCATTGGTGGTTTGAGCATTTTTCCGGTATGCTTGCCTGCTGCATTTCGACGATCACGGCTTTTATGGTATTTGGAGCTCCAAGGCTGCTTGCAATAGAATCAGTTAGTATCCTCTTGTGGTTCCTGCCGACAATCGTGATTACGCCTTTAATCGTCGGATTATCGATTTATTACAGAAAAAAATTTATAAAGAAAGCTGCTTAA
- a CDS encoding glutathione ABC transporter substrate-binding protein, translating to MRNSRKLKKSMKGLMVLFIIMSMLLVQACSTGNTSNETASSDESGKKRGGVLKVVRLSDATNLDPHFITDIPSANVLYQKVYETLVTFDKDMKIVPGLAKSWEQTDDITWEFTLNEGITFHDTSKFNADAVKKTLDRLIDPKTGSPQKDKLGMIKEVNVLDENKVQIKLSTPYAPLLSILASNEGSIISPKAIEESSDTLSKKPVGTGPFKFESWKSGESITLVKNDKYWGEKPLIDGIEFEVVPEDSTRIAMVETGEAHINDQVPVTEIDRINNSDTLNLYRTEGLAVEYIGFNTQKAPFDNVKVRQAISSAIEREAIIKGVYNGAGTLANAAMSPKVFGYSKEIKPYEYNPNKAKDLLKEAGFKDGLELTLITSDRKERINMAEVIQSQLKGIGVNVNIQVLEYGAYIEAVDKGEQDMFIGGWGNATGDGDYNQYNLFHSDSHGSPGNHFYYTNKKVDQLIEQARKETDPEVRKKLYEEAMAIEMDDAVYIPIRNYEHMAIYNNEVNDFWLNAVNYLMVNDVTLE from the coding sequence ATGAGGAATTCAAGAAAACTTAAGAAGAGTATGAAAGGTCTTATGGTTCTATTCATCATCATGTCGATGCTTTTGGTGCAAGCATGTTCTACAGGCAATACCAGTAATGAAACAGCATCAAGTGATGAAAGCGGAAAGAAGAGAGGGGGGGTTCTAAAGGTCGTTCGACTATCTGATGCCACGAATCTGGATCCTCATTTTATTACGGATATTCCCTCGGCAAATGTTTTATATCAAAAGGTTTATGAAACATTGGTCACATTTGATAAGGACATGAAAATTGTTCCCGGATTGGCTAAAAGCTGGGAACAGACTGATGATATAACATGGGAATTCACTTTAAATGAAGGGATTACTTTCCACGACACCTCCAAGTTTAATGCAGATGCTGTAAAGAAAACCTTGGATCGTTTGATAGATCCAAAGACAGGCTCCCCTCAAAAGGATAAGCTCGGCATGATTAAGGAAGTAAACGTTCTTGATGAGAACAAGGTTCAAATCAAACTTAGTACGCCATATGCCCCTCTCCTTTCGATTTTAGCCAGTAATGAAGGGAGTATTATAAGTCCCAAAGCAATTGAAGAAAGTTCAGATACCTTATCAAAAAAACCAGTAGGAACTGGACCTTTTAAATTTGAATCCTGGAAATCAGGCGAGTCCATTACCCTTGTGAAAAATGATAAATACTGGGGAGAGAAACCTCTTATTGATGGGATTGAATTTGAAGTTGTTCCAGAGGATTCTACTCGTATTGCGATGGTTGAAACAGGAGAAGCCCATATCAATGATCAGGTGCCTGTAACGGAAATTGATAGAATTAATAACTCAGACACTCTTAACCTCTATCGGACAGAAGGACTGGCCGTTGAATACATTGGATTTAATACACAAAAAGCTCCTTTTGATAATGTGAAGGTACGCCAAGCGATCTCTTCTGCCATAGAAAGAGAAGCGATAATAAAAGGGGTTTACAACGGAGCAGGAACACTGGCCAATGCGGCAATGAGCCCAAAAGTGTTCGGATACAGCAAAGAAATAAAGCCATACGAGTATAATCCAAATAAAGCAAAAGATTTGCTGAAAGAAGCCGGCTTCAAAGACGGATTGGAGTTAACGTTAATAACAAGTGACCGTAAAGAGAGAATTAACATGGCAGAGGTCATTCAGTCACAGTTAAAAGGGATTGGCGTTAACGTAAATATTCAAGTATTAGAGTATGGAGCCTATATTGAAGCGGTGGATAAAGGTGAACAAGATATGTTTATTGGAGGGTGGGGAAATGCCACAGGAGATGGAGATTATAATCAGTATAACTTGTTCCACTCCGACTCTCATGGTTCTCCGGGAAATCATTTCTACTATACGAACAAAAAAGTCGATCAATTAATTGAACAAGCCAGAAAAGAAACAGATCCAGAAGTGAGAAAAAAGCTGTATGAGGAAGCGATGGCCATCGAAATGGACGACGCTGTGTACATTCCAATAAGAAACTACGAGCACATGGCCATATATAACAATGAAGTAAATGACTTCTGGCTTAATGCTGTCAACTATTTAATGGTAAATGACGTTACACTAGAGTAA
- a CDS encoding ABC transporter permease, translating to MIFYIFRRLLEIIPVIFGVTLVVFLIMQMVPGDPAVLLAGEGASKETINQIREELGLNGPLYMQYGDYILNVFQGDLGTSLKSQQPVLQEVLARLPITIELAFYSIMITIVLGMAAGIISAVRPYSPTDITVMIVALLGISLPSFWLGMLLMYVFSVKLHLLPVAGWDSILHIILPAFTLGLGGAAIVARMTRSSMLEVVRKDYIRTAQAKGLKGYVIIYKHALRNALIPVITVVGLQFGALLGGTVLIESVFAINGLGRMIVDSIRMRDLPMVQGGVLIASLVFVFVNLFVDILYRFFNKRIELN from the coding sequence GTGATATTTTATATTTTTCGAAGATTACTGGAAATAATCCCAGTCATATTTGGAGTAACACTCGTTGTATTTCTAATTATGCAGATGGTGCCAGGGGATCCAGCAGTATTACTTGCAGGTGAAGGTGCATCAAAAGAAACAATCAATCAAATACGAGAAGAATTAGGTCTAAATGGACCTCTGTACATGCAATATGGCGACTATATCCTCAATGTCTTTCAAGGAGACTTGGGAACATCATTAAAAAGTCAGCAGCCTGTCCTTCAAGAGGTCCTTGCAAGACTGCCTATTACAATTGAATTAGCGTTCTACAGCATAATGATTACCATTGTCCTTGGAATGGCAGCAGGTATTATCTCGGCAGTAAGACCATACTCTCCTACTGATATTACTGTCATGATTGTGGCCTTATTAGGTATTTCTCTTCCAAGCTTCTGGCTTGGGATGCTTTTAATGTATGTTTTCTCCGTTAAATTGCATCTATTGCCTGTTGCAGGGTGGGACAGTATCCTCCACATTATTTTACCTGCTTTTACCCTTGGGTTAGGAGGCGCTGCAATCGTAGCCAGAATGACCCGCTCGAGCATGCTTGAAGTTGTGCGAAAGGATTATATTCGCACGGCTCAAGCGAAAGGTCTAAAAGGTTACGTCATTATTTATAAACATGCACTTCGAAATGCACTAATACCAGTTATCACTGTAGTAGGACTTCAATTTGGGGCTTTACTTGGCGGAACAGTTTTGATCGAATCCGTTTTTGCCATTAACGGTCTCGGGCGTATGATCGTAGATTCCATACGCATGCGGGATTTGCCAATGGTACAAGGCGGCGTTCTTATCGCCTCCCTCGTCTTCGTTTTTGTTAACTTATTTGTTGATATTTTATATCGATTCTTTAATAAACGAATCGAGTTAAATTAG